CCAGTCAATGTGCTTTCCTACGTCTTATTCCCTGACTGTATAGGAAGTGACCTAATATAGATCGAAACTGCTCATTTCAAAATTAAAGTTAAATGTGCTTAATCACATAGAAAAAGAACATAAATCAATCGACTGAAAGGCAGAACAGGTAGAATCTTCTTGTTCCTGGAATTCAAACACATAGGGGCTTTTATCCCATTGTAGGTTACAACAGAAGATCTAGTGGCATTGCCTTGCTGGGATCCTGtagcaacaccccccccccccccccaaccaccactgcTGGCTTCTCCAGCAGTGAAAAACTGTATCACATCATCACACTGCTTGGCGATGGGCAGAGGTTGCTTCTGAGGGCTGGGGCTAGCAGTGCTGCTGTTCCttgccaagatgtggggttcTCCTACTCAGCACAGCTGAGCATGGAAGACACCGGCTCCCATCGTTTCCAACACGGGGAAGATGAGAGACAGCAGGGTCCAAGTGGTGTGTAGCAGATTGGAGTGGCCACTGGCCAAGCAACGGCCTACACTCACCATGTTGGCCAGGGTGTAGCTCGAGTCCCCACATCTAAATATTTAGTGGTCGCACTGGACCACCCTCACAGGTAGTCCCTCACTACCAGCTCAGATGCTCACACCCACACTAATGGCGTGACAAGATCACTCCCTGCATTTCACTGGTGGGCCAGTGCCAGCGAAGGTTCCCAGAACCACAGCATTGTCAGTGAAACACCTCACAGACCTACAATGCAATAATAACTAACACCTGTTAGCACTGATTCCAGGGCTGCTCACACTCCTGGGAATGCTAAGCAAAGTACTGCTGTAATGAGCTTGACATTTGCAAGCCCTGTGTAAATAGGATTTTACTCATTCTAATGTCATTAAGTGGTGACAAAAGCATTCGCTTTTGAACTATATACAAATAAGCAATGATTTATGGAGACTGTTAAAAAAATTGCAGGGTAAACTTCCTGGATTTCTTTTTTTAATGGAGGTTTGCAACTCCATTTTCTCGTGACAAAATTAAGAGTCAAACATGTCTCCTTTCAAAGAAAATTATTActttttaatatagaacatgacaaGTAACGTtaacttcctttttttaaattcatttgaAATGCTTCTTTAGGCAAAACGAACTCCAGCTCCAACGCTGACTTTAATGTACTTCCTCCTGCTGCTGAACTTCGTCATAAATCTGCTTGCAGCCAGTTGGATACCCAGAACTCTCCCTTGTAACGTGCAGAACAATGGATCCTCCATTCAATTGGACTGCAGGAATCGCCGCCTTAAAGCTGTCCCTGGAAACATACCTTCAAATACTACCAGTCTAAATCTAGCAGGCAATCAGATAATGAATATTTCCAGGTACTCCTTTTCAAAGCTCCAATATCTAACCAAGCTAGATCTGAGCTATAACTATGATCCCGACAGATCAGAGATGAGAGGCATGATAATTTCAGAGGACAGTTTCTCCTCACTGGTAAAACTGCAAGAATTATACCTGGATGGAAATTACCTCCACCACATCCCAAAGGATTTGCCATCCAGCTTAAAAATCTTAAGTCTCAATGAAAATAAGATTTTAAATATAACGAGTAAAAGCCTACCAAATCTCTTACCAAACATAGAAACACTTCATTTGGCAAGGAACTGTTACCATCGCAACCCCTGCAATGTCAACATCCATGTGGAAGATAAGGTGTTTTCACGTTACACAAAGCTGAAGAGCCTCACTCTTGACTTGAATAATTTGACCTCTGTTCCTGGTTACTTGCCAGGAAGTTTAAGATCACTCCATCTCTCTTTCAACAAGATACAAACCATAAATATCGAGGATTTCAGTCAACTGGCTAAACTGGAGCTCCTTGATTTAAGTGGAAACTGCCCCAGATGTTACAATgctccttacccttgtcaaccATGCCCTGGAGGTGTTTCCATTCAGATACATCCTTATGCTTTTCAAAGTCTTGCAAAATTGAAGACATTATTTCTTTCCAGCAATTCTCTAAAAGAATTACAAAGCAGCTGGTTTCAGAACTGTACCAACTTAAAGGGCCTTTACCTTCGCCTTAATTTCCTTGCTTCTGAAATTGCTAATGGTGACTTTTTAAACCACTTGCCTGAACTGGAAGAACTTGATATATCATACAATTATGAAATAATGGCTTATCGAAAAAATATAAATCTTTCACGGAATTTTTCCAAATTAGTGTCCCTGAGGAAATTACATATTGAAGGCTACGTTTTCAAAGAACTTAATCATCAGCATCTGCAACCACTGTACAGCCTGCATAACCTCACCATCCTAAACTTTGGTACAAACTTCATTAAACAGGCAAACTTAACGATTTTTAATGAATTTAGAGCACTACATTTAATATATCTACCAGAAAATAGGATATCACCTCCGTCAGGTGATGAAGATCATTTTTACAGTACGGTTTACAGAGGTAAGCATTTTCCTTACATGGAATCAGATTTTAAAGATTCATATTTACTCTTTGAAAATGATCATCAGGTTTATGAATCACATGATgttgatgattattattattatattgaaagaCCAACAATAAAATGGCGTTGTCAATTTTGCGGAAAAACATTGGATCTGAGTGCAAACAATATTTTCTTCATTAATCCAAAGCAATTTGAAGGCTTTAATGAAGTAAGGTGCTTAAATTTGTCAGAAAATGCGATTGGACAAGCTTTGAATGGGACTGAGTTTATGACCCTGCCAAATTTAAAATATTTAGATCTTTCCTTTAACAAACTTGATCCAGCATATGATAATGCTTTTAAAGAGCTGAAGCATCTTGAAGTATTGGACTTAAGTTACAACAAACACTACTTTGCAGATGAAGgtgtcacacacaaaatgggCTTTATCAAAAATCTTAAATATTTGAAAGTCTTAAACTTAAGCAGCAATGCCATCTTCACCTTGACAGAATCAGGGTTGAGCAGTGACTCACTGGAGGTTCTAGAATTCAAAAAGAATCATCTGGATATCTTGTGGAAGAAGGAAGACAGGCGTTATAGAGCATTATTTAAAAATCTAATTAATTTAACACATCTGGATTTATCTTACAATAACCTTGAGTCTTTGCCATGTCATATTTTTGAAAACTTACCGTGTAACTTGACATATCTGTCTTTGAGACATAACAAGCTAGATGAGATCGATTGGAAAGAATTGAAATTTTTGAAGAGTTTGCTGACCTTTGATCTCAGTGACAATAAATTAACCACTGCACCCAATGAACTCTACAGCAGCACCAAATCTCTCCAAAAACTTTTACTTGGAGGAAATAGAATCAGTAAGCTTCCTTTAAGTTTTCTTACAACAGCAAATAGATTAAAATATCTTGACTTAAGTTATAACAGAATTACAACTTTCAATCAATCAATTTTCCCTACAAATGAAGAGCTTTTCCTGGAAGTACTGATTTTGATAGGGAATCCATTTCATTGTACTTGTGAACTTGTACCACTTATTGCCTGGATTAATACATGTGAGCTGGATATTCCTCAACTGGCTACTGATGTTACCTGCAATTCACCTGAAGATCATCGGGGGCAGAGTATTATTCTGCTTGATCAACATGCATGTACAATGGATGAAGTTGAAGCTTCATTATGTTTGGCTTCTGCCATTATAATT
The Hemitrygon akajei chromosome 5, sHemAka1.3, whole genome shotgun sequence DNA segment above includes these coding regions:
- the LOC140727884 gene encoding toll-like receptor 8, which codes for MLEEASNRYSIMAKRTPAPTLTLMYFLLLLNFVINLLAASWIPRTLPCNVQNNGSSIQLDCRNRRLKAVPGNIPSNTTSLNLAGNQIMNISRYSFSKLQYLTKLDLSYNYDPDRSEMRGMIISEDSFSSLVKLQELYLDGNYLHHIPKDLPSSLKILSLNENKILNITSKSLPNLLPNIETLHLARNCYHRNPCNVNIHVEDKVFSRYTKLKSLTLDLNNLTSVPGYLPGSLRSLHLSFNKIQTINIEDFSQLAKLELLDLSGNCPRCYNAPYPCQPCPGGVSIQIHPYAFQSLAKLKTLFLSSNSLKELQSSWFQNCTNLKGLYLRLNFLASEIANGDFLNHLPELEELDISYNYEIMAYRKNINLSRNFSKLVSLRKLHIEGYVFKELNHQHLQPLYSLHNLTILNFGTNFIKQANLTIFNEFRALHLIYLPENRISPPSGDEDHFYSTVYRGKHFPYMESDFKDSYLLFENDHQVYESHDVDDYYYYIERPTIKWRCQFCGKTLDLSANNIFFINPKQFEGFNEVRCLNLSENAIGQALNGTEFMTLPNLKYLDLSFNKLDPAYDNAFKELKHLEVLDLSYNKHYFADEGVTHKMGFIKNLKYLKVLNLSSNAIFTLTESGLSSDSLEVLEFKKNHLDILWKKEDRRYRALFKNLINLTHLDLSYNNLESLPCHIFENLPCNLTYLSLRHNKLDEIDWKELKFLKSLLTFDLSDNKLTTAPNELYSSTKSLQKLLLGGNRISKLPLSFLTTANRLKYLDLSYNRITTFNQSIFPTNEELFLEVLILIGNPFHCTCELVPLIAWINTCELDIPQLATDVTCNSPEDHRGQSIILLDQHACTMDEVEASLCLASAIIIVSTVVIMITHHLFYWDVWYFYYFCTSRLRGHSYHSLAMHNCFYDAFIAYDTSDLAVTDWVVNELLVQLEDKGERNFCLCLEERDWGLGLAVVDNLSHSIQGSKKTVFVLTRNYVKRGTFKTAFQMAHQRLLDESEDVIVLIMLEPVLINSKYLRLRRRLCNSSVLQWPKNPKSENFFWQCLRNVVATDNQLRYNTIAEFT